The following proteins are co-located in the Planococcus plakortidis genome:
- a CDS encoding DUF1129 family protein produces the protein MLSAKSEQFLIELRMYLMQRGKSDEDINEVVEELESHLIESEKHGKSVESIVGKNPKQYMKSIGEPLPVAAKELMVLIPATVLVILAYLAYVPALSGDFKLSQTVLWGIIPVVLSLAIYSSLIFKVFPKFHDQPVKLGVIAVAVSTLVIGFWVAFYLWMVPEAPSAYFTATAEQNYVILAVCLVAFIAYALYTKSWITIIVAALMSAGPLAEKWIPQDVNEDPVYIAMTIGIFALIGIAFIWLLMRKRQKTA, from the coding sequence ATGTTATCTGCAAAATCCGAACAATTTTTGATCGAACTGCGCATGTATTTGATGCAGCGGGGAAAAAGCGATGAAGACATCAATGAAGTCGTCGAGGAGCTGGAAAGCCATTTAATCGAATCGGAGAAACACGGAAAAAGCGTCGAAAGCATCGTCGGAAAAAATCCGAAACAGTATATGAAGAGCATCGGGGAGCCGTTGCCGGTTGCGGCGAAAGAATTGATGGTCCTCATTCCGGCGACAGTGCTGGTGATTCTCGCGTATTTGGCGTATGTGCCCGCCTTGTCGGGAGATTTTAAATTATCGCAAACGGTGCTTTGGGGCATCATTCCGGTCGTCTTGAGCCTTGCGATCTACAGTTCCTTGATTTTCAAGGTGTTTCCGAAGTTCCACGATCAGCCGGTGAAGCTCGGCGTGATCGCAGTGGCAGTTTCCACTTTGGTCATCGGCTTTTGGGTGGCATTTTATCTGTGGATGGTTCCCGAGGCTCCATCAGCTTATTTCACGGCAACGGCTGAACAGAATTACGTGATCCTCGCCGTCTGCCTTGTCGCGTTTATCGCCTATGCGCTGTATACAAAATCCTGGATTACGATTATCGTGGCGGCGTTGATGAGTGCGGGGCCGCTTGCGGAAAAATGGATCCCTCAGGACGTAAATGAAGATCCGGTATACATCGCCATGACTATTGGGATTTTCGCCTTGATCGGCATTGCCTTCATTTGGTTGTTGATGCGAAAACGGCAAAAGACGGCTTGA
- a CDS encoding hemolysin family protein — protein sequence MMGWALGVLIALIFANALFAASEIALISLNDYKIKKMAESGNKKARLIDSMLSQPSQFLATIQIGITLAGFLASAFAADSFADELSLYVQGTNLPLSPGVVQITSLIFITLLLSYFTLVFGELVPKRLALQKPEPIAMALIYPLRVLAVLTSPFVTILSWSTNAVIRLFGIDPHQPVAEETEEEIRLMLEAGKEKGTIEDMEQFIITRAFEFNDKAVEDIMVHRTDIIAISADDSLEDIVRLVTLHPYTKFPVYQGDADRMIGTVYLKDLFRYRENPPQPPFDVRQLMRAPHFVFEKREIDEVFLEMQKSHNHLAIVLDEYGGTAGLITLEDLLEELVGDIQSEDKPSV from the coding sequence ATGATGGGATGGGCACTTGGGGTATTGATTGCGTTGATTTTTGCCAACGCCTTGTTTGCAGCGTCTGAAATCGCCTTGATTTCCTTGAACGACTATAAGATCAAGAAGATGGCCGAATCCGGCAATAAAAAAGCCCGGCTGATCGACAGCATGCTGTCGCAGCCGAGCCAGTTTCTCGCAACGATCCAGATCGGCATTACGCTCGCGGGCTTTTTGGCGAGCGCTTTCGCCGCGGACAGTTTTGCAGATGAGTTGTCACTCTATGTCCAAGGCACCAACCTTCCCCTCTCCCCCGGTGTCGTGCAAATCACGTCCCTGATCTTCATCACTTTGCTGCTGTCTTATTTCACGCTCGTCTTCGGCGAATTGGTGCCTAAACGCCTCGCCCTGCAAAAACCAGAGCCCATTGCGATGGCACTGATCTATCCGCTCCGTGTGCTCGCCGTGCTCACCAGCCCGTTCGTCACCATTCTCTCCTGGTCGACCAATGCGGTGATTCGTTTGTTTGGCATCGACCCCCATCAACCTGTGGCAGAAGAAACAGAAGAAGAAATCCGCCTGATGCTCGAAGCCGGCAAGGAAAAAGGCACCATCGAAGACATGGAGCAATTCATCATCACGCGCGCATTTGAATTTAACGATAAAGCTGTGGAAGACATCATGGTTCACCGGACAGATATCATCGCCATCTCTGCCGACGATTCGCTCGAAGACATCGTGCGCCTCGTCACGCTCCATCCTTACACCAAGTTCCCGGTCTACCAAGGAGACGCCGACCGGATGATCGGAACCGTTTACCTCAAGGATCTATTCCGCTATCGGGAAAATCCGCCCCAGCCACCCTTTGATGTCCGACAACTTATGCGTGCCCCCCACTTTGTATTTGAAAAGCGTGAAATTGATGAAGTGTTCCTGGAAATGCAGAAAAGCCATAACCATTTAGCCATCGTGCTCGATGAATACGGCGGCACCGCTGGCCTGATCACCTTGGAAGATTTGCTCGAAGAATTGGTCGGCGACATCCAGAGTGAAGACAAGCCTTCTGTTTAA
- the abc-f gene encoding ribosomal protection-like ABC-F family protein, translating to MTELMKLLDVSVEIEQQPLFENVTANIISGDRVGIIGKNGAGKTTLLRLLAGDIEPAGGQLIQGAPGVSVRAVEQELPEYVFEDVTKAEQALLNRWKVPHRDFAHLSGGEKLKARLAKGLAQPADLLLLDEPTNHLDAQGTAHLLNELNAYPGAIAIVSHDRYFLDHIATKIWSIENGKVHSHNGNYSDYMEFRERKRKSQQHAYDTQQKRIGRIEDQMKQLSSWSESAHAQSTKQDGFKEYYRVKAKRMDAQVKSKQKRLEKELANAAVDAVEPEYEVDFAFRANPKAGKRFLEVKQLGKSFGDTQLFKNASFTVQHGEKIAVVGANGSGKTTFLKVLAGEEAISEGELWLSPSASIGYLTQDVFDLPLDRTPAELFEQFTFKERGRVQNLLKHLGFQKEQWLEPIREMSMGERVKCKLMKFILEDKDALLLDEPTNHLDLPSREQLEATLADYRGTLLVVSHDRYLLDKATSSKLVFEGGTIRKQLGETPQKEMLGSTGELRLKLETERQAVLGKLSFLQPKDKGYAELDRRFVELTKQLKELE from the coding sequence ATGACAGAACTTATGAAATTACTGGATGTATCGGTGGAAATCGAGCAACAACCATTATTTGAGAACGTAACGGCGAACATCATAAGCGGCGACCGCGTCGGCATCATCGGGAAAAACGGCGCCGGCAAGACGACGCTGTTGCGGCTGCTCGCCGGGGACATCGAACCGGCCGGTGGACAGCTCATTCAAGGCGCACCGGGCGTGAGCGTACGGGCAGTCGAACAGGAACTGCCGGAATACGTTTTTGAAGACGTAACGAAAGCGGAACAAGCGCTATTGAATAGATGGAAAGTGCCGCATCGTGACTTCGCCCACTTGAGCGGGGGTGAAAAATTGAAAGCGCGGCTCGCGAAAGGCTTGGCACAACCAGCGGATCTCTTATTATTGGATGAGCCGACCAATCACCTGGACGCACAAGGCACAGCGCATCTGCTGAATGAATTGAACGCTTATCCCGGGGCCATCGCGATCGTCTCGCACGACCGTTACTTCCTCGACCACATCGCGACAAAGATCTGGTCGATCGAAAACGGCAAGGTCCACAGCCATAACGGCAATTACAGCGACTATATGGAGTTTCGCGAACGCAAGCGCAAAAGCCAACAACATGCCTATGACACGCAGCAAAAACGTATCGGGCGAATCGAGGACCAGATGAAGCAGCTTTCCTCGTGGTCCGAATCGGCGCATGCCCAATCCACCAAGCAGGACGGCTTTAAGGAATACTACCGCGTCAAAGCGAAACGTATGGACGCCCAGGTGAAATCGAAGCAAAAGCGGCTGGAGAAGGAATTGGCGAATGCCGCGGTCGATGCGGTCGAGCCGGAATACGAAGTGGACTTCGCTTTCCGTGCCAACCCGAAAGCGGGCAAGCGCTTTTTGGAAGTGAAGCAGCTGGGGAAATCGTTTGGCGACACACAGTTATTCAAAAACGCTTCGTTCACGGTTCAGCACGGCGAGAAAATCGCGGTCGTCGGCGCAAACGGCAGCGGCAAGACGACGTTTTTGAAGGTCCTTGCAGGCGAAGAGGCGATAAGCGAGGGGGAGTTGTGGTTATCGCCTTCCGCGTCCATCGGCTATTTGACGCAAGACGTCTTTGATTTGCCGCTTGACCGGACGCCTGCGGAATTATTCGAGCAGTTCACGTTCAAAGAGCGGGGGCGTGTGCAAAACTTATTGAAGCACTTGGGCTTCCAAAAAGAGCAGTGGCTGGAGCCGATCCGGGAGATGAGCATGGGCGAGCGGGTCAAATGCAAATTGATGAAATTCATTTTGGAGGATAAAGATGCTTTATTGCTCGATGAACCGACCAATCATCTGGATTTGCCGTCGCGCGAACAATTGGAAGCGACCTTGGCGGATTACCGCGGCACGCTTCTCGTCGTGTCGCATGACCGCTATTTGCTCGACAAGGCGACGTCTTCCAAACTGGTGTTTGAAGGCGGGACGATCCGCAAACAGCTCGGGGAGACGCCTCAAAAAGAAATGCTTGGCAGTACCGGTGAACTTCGGCTGAAACTCGAGACGGAGCGCCAAGCCGTACTTGGCAAACTGAGCTTTCTGCAGCCGAAAGACAAGGGCTATGCAGAACTCGACCGGCGTTTCGTGGAATTGACGAAGCAATTGAAAGAACTGGAGTAG
- a CDS encoding VOC family protein, translating to MIIGLHHAQITIPKGAEAEGKAFYCELLGLPEIDKPEALQGRGGFWLSVGRQEVHVGTEDGFDRLATKAHLAYQVEDIRYWRERLEASGVEILEAVPIPGYDRFEFRDPFGNRVEMIST from the coding sequence ATGATTATCGGATTGCATCATGCACAAATCACCATCCCAAAAGGGGCGGAAGCAGAAGGAAAAGCATTTTATTGTGAGCTATTGGGTTTGCCGGAAATCGACAAGCCGGAAGCTTTGCAAGGGCGCGGCGGCTTTTGGCTTTCAGTCGGCCGACAGGAAGTGCATGTCGGGACGGAAGACGGTTTTGACCGTTTGGCGACAAAAGCGCATCTCGCCTATCAAGTGGAAGACATCCGCTATTGGCGCGAGCGGCTGGAAGCGAGCGGTGTGGAGATTCTGGAAGCGGTGCCCATTCCGGGATATGACCGTTTCGAATTTCGTGACCCGTTCGGCAACCGTGTGGAAATGATTTCAACCTGA
- a CDS encoding hemolysin family protein: MDIITLLNLALLVLLLVLTAFFVGSEFAVVKIRMSRLDQLIAEGNKKAVRAKEVASNLDYYLSACQLGITVTALGLGALGKPTVERLMYPIFDFFQVSDSVASAASYAIAFLLVTYLHVVLGEMAPKTLAIEYAEKMSLLLAPPLYWFGQIMKPFIWALNGAARLLLRIFGVQPGHEQAYSEDELRIVMAQSYEGGAINKYELSYMENVFTFDERSAKDIMVPRTELVTLDLDMPSQKIIDVLDEHNYTRYPVTEDGDKDRIIGFVSAKKMLPQIVAGRDWKLHDFVREVPTVFEMTDLQGALLRMQNARVHLAIVADEYGGTAGMLTLEDILEEIVGEIRDEFDEDEEPEIKKIADHQYVLNGRVLLKELEERFGVDFDNSQDIDTIGGWIHYRTTGEIEIGEPLTYKNTEWTVTDMDHQQIKQVLFTQKPKKSQDQID; the protein is encoded by the coding sequence GTGGACATAATTACATTATTGAATCTAGCTTTGCTTGTACTGTTGCTCGTTTTGACCGCCTTTTTCGTCGGCTCCGAATTTGCCGTCGTCAAAATCCGTATGTCGCGCCTGGACCAGCTCATTGCAGAAGGCAATAAAAAAGCCGTGCGCGCCAAAGAAGTCGCGAGCAATTTGGATTATTACCTATCTGCCTGCCAGCTCGGCATCACTGTGACAGCACTTGGACTCGGGGCGCTCGGGAAGCCGACCGTCGAACGGCTCATGTATCCGATCTTCGACTTTTTCCAAGTGTCGGATTCGGTCGCATCCGCCGCTTCCTATGCTATCGCTTTCCTATTGGTGACGTATCTGCACGTCGTCCTCGGGGAAATGGCACCGAAAACGCTTGCGATCGAGTACGCAGAAAAAATGTCGCTGCTATTGGCCCCTCCGCTGTATTGGTTCGGCCAAATCATGAAACCTTTCATTTGGGCGCTGAACGGAGCTGCCCGCCTATTGCTCAGAATTTTCGGAGTCCAGCCAGGCCATGAGCAAGCGTATTCGGAAGATGAGCTGAGAATCGTCATGGCGCAAAGCTATGAAGGCGGCGCCATCAATAAATACGAATTGTCTTATATGGAAAATGTCTTCACATTCGATGAGCGATCGGCAAAAGACATCATGGTGCCGCGGACTGAGCTCGTGACGCTCGACCTCGACATGCCGTCTCAAAAAATCATCGATGTGCTGGATGAACATAATTACACGCGCTACCCGGTAACGGAAGACGGCGACAAGGACCGGATCATCGGTTTTGTCAGCGCTAAGAAAATGCTGCCGCAGATCGTTGCGGGACGTGATTGGAAGCTCCACGATTTCGTCCGTGAAGTGCCGACTGTGTTCGAGATGACGGATTTGCAAGGCGCTTTGCTGCGCATGCAGAATGCCCGCGTCCATCTAGCGATTGTCGCGGATGAATACGGCGGGACCGCCGGCATGCTGACGTTGGAAGACATCCTCGAAGAGATCGTCGGCGAAATCCGCGACGAATTCGATGAAGACGAAGAGCCGGAAATCAAGAAGATCGCAGACCATCAGTACGTATTGAATGGCCGCGTGCTCCTGAAAGAACTCGAAGAGCGTTTCGGTGTAGACTTCGACAACAGCCAGGACATCGACACGATCGGCGGCTGGATCCATTACCGCACGACCGGAGAAATCGAAATCGGCGAGCCATTGACGTATAAAAATACGGAATGGACCGTCACCGATATGGACCACCAGCAGATCAAGCAAGTTCTGTTTACGCAAAAACCGAAAAAATCACAAGACCAAATCGACTAA
- a CDS encoding ABC transporter ATP-binding protein yields the protein MIFSTSNIKKSFTTGEVSEEILKGVDLSLAEGEITALVGSSGSGKSTLLTIAAGLQPASGGEIQFDGEEMSAMNQEQIRKIRAQSFGFVFQSAHLVPFLTAEEQLLLMLETAGSPLTKKQRREEAENILGWVGMGHRKTAYPASMSGGEKQRIAIARAIVHQPKLLFADEPTASLDSTKSHEVMELLQKLTKTLNIATLMVTHEEDMLAYADRVITMKDGRLA from the coding sequence ATGATTTTTTCAACGAGCAATATCAAAAAGAGCTTCACGACCGGTGAAGTCTCGGAGGAGATTTTAAAAGGCGTCGATTTGTCGCTTGCCGAAGGTGAAATCACGGCCCTTGTCGGGTCATCTGGCTCAGGTAAAAGCACGCTGCTGACGATCGCGGCGGGGCTTCAACCGGCTTCCGGCGGAGAGATCCAGTTTGACGGCGAGGAAATGTCCGCCATGAACCAGGAACAGATCCGCAAAATCCGCGCGCAATCGTTCGGCTTCGTCTTTCAATCGGCTCACCTCGTTCCGTTTCTCACCGCCGAAGAGCAATTGCTGCTCATGCTCGAGACAGCCGGCTCCCCGCTTACGAAAAAACAACGCCGCGAAGAAGCCGAAAACATCCTCGGCTGGGTCGGCATGGGCCACCGGAAAACCGCCTATCCCGCCTCGATGTCCGGCGGCGAAAAACAGCGCATCGCCATCGCACGCGCCATCGTCCATCAGCCGAAGCTGTTGTTCGCGGATGAGCCGACCGCCAGTTTGGACTCCACCAAATCGCACGAAGTGATGGAATTGCTGCAAAAACTGACGAAAACATTGAACATCGCCACTTTGATGGTCACCCACGAAGAAGACATGCTCGCCTACGCGGACCGTGTCATCACCATGAAAGACGGTCGTTTGGCATAA
- a CDS encoding hemolysin family protein, translating into MDGQIIINLLLVALMILATAFFVGAEFAILKVRMSRIDQLISEGNKKAVRAKEVADKLDYYLSACQLGITITALILGALGEPTVERLLHPLFEEFNLSPAIATILSYVIALSIVTFLHVVIGELAPKTLAIQYAERMTLLLAPPLYWFGKLMSPFIWLLNGSARLFLRLFKVEPSGHTEAHSEEELKLIMAESYQSGEINQTELTYLKNIFDFDERIVKHIMIPKEKIVSVESSLTHEQLFKVLDGHEYTRYPVAEGGDPDRLLGFINTKELLTSMAAGRTQAPESFLHPMPSFPENTPIQKVLSSMQQSRTHMAVITGKDGRIAGLVTMEDILEEIVGEISDESFEAGTV; encoded by the coding sequence TTGGATGGACAAATAATAATTAACTTATTGCTCGTAGCTTTAATGATTTTGGCAACTGCCTTTTTTGTCGGCGCCGAATTCGCCATTTTGAAAGTGCGGATGTCGCGGATCGACCAATTGATTTCGGAAGGCAATAAAAAAGCCGTGCGCGCCAAAGAAGTGGCAGACAAACTCGATTATTACCTGTCTGCCTGCCAGCTGGGCATCACGATTACGGCATTGATTCTCGGGGCGCTCGGGGAACCGACCGTTGAACGCTTATTGCATCCGCTATTTGAGGAATTCAATTTGTCCCCTGCCATCGCGACCATTTTATCCTATGTCATCGCCCTCAGCATCGTGACCTTTTTGCACGTCGTCATCGGCGAACTGGCCCCGAAAACTTTGGCAATCCAATACGCAGAGCGCATGACTTTATTGCTTGCCCCGCCCCTGTACTGGTTCGGTAAGTTGATGAGCCCTTTCATCTGGCTATTGAACGGCTCTGCTCGCTTGTTTTTGCGCTTGTTCAAAGTCGAACCGAGCGGCCATACGGAAGCCCATTCCGAAGAGGAATTAAAATTGATCATGGCTGAAAGTTACCAAAGCGGTGAGATCAACCAGACTGAGCTGACGTATTTGAAAAATATTTTCGATTTCGATGAGCGCATCGTCAAGCACATCATGATCCCGAAAGAGAAAATCGTCTCGGTCGAAAGTTCTTTGACACATGAACAACTTTTCAAAGTGCTCGATGGCCATGAATATACACGCTACCCCGTGGCAGAAGGTGGAGATCCCGACCGCCTGCTCGGCTTCATCAACACGAAAGAATTGTTGACGAGCATGGCGGCCGGCAGAACTCAAGCGCCGGAATCGTTCCTGCATCCGATGCCGAGCTTCCCGGAAAACACGCCGATCCAAAAAGTGCTCTCGAGCATGCAGCAAAGCCGGACACATATGGCCGTCATTACCGGAAAAGACGGACGCATCGCAGGCCTTGTGACAATGGAAGACATTCTCGAAGAAATCGTCGGCGAAATCAGCGACGAATCCTTCGAAGCCGGCACGGTTTAA
- a CDS encoding AraC family transcriptional regulator, with protein MLKQMNEALAYIEAHLEEEIDERELERIAGTSIYHFRRMFSFLSGFTLGEYMRKRRLSNAAADLHAGMSVTEAAFKYSYDSADGFSRAFKEWAGINPSTVQKSGMLKSFPKLTFQLTIKGGVEMEYRIEEKQAFTIIGVKKRVAIQFEGENEEIMTLAKSISAEQREEMRSCADMEPHQVINASFNFDEGRMDEQGSLDHMIGFLTAKNIEPGNGLDRVEVPALTWAVFTAEGEFPRVMQESWGKIVSEWLPSSGYELAEAPEISFTGDLSDPAHVKSEIWMAVRKTTLTK; from the coding sequence ATGCTGAAACAAATGAACGAAGCGCTTGCCTATATTGAAGCGCATTTGGAAGAGGAAATCGACGAACGTGAGCTGGAGCGCATAGCTGGCACGTCCATTTACCATTTTCGGCGAATGTTCTCTTTCTTGTCAGGCTTCACATTGGGCGAGTATATGAGAAAGCGGCGGCTGTCGAACGCCGCAGCGGACTTGCACGCTGGCATGAGTGTGACGGAAGCAGCGTTCAAATATAGCTATGATTCAGCCGATGGATTCTCGCGTGCTTTCAAGGAATGGGCAGGGATCAATCCTTCAACGGTCCAAAAGAGCGGCATGTTGAAGTCGTTCCCAAAACTGACCTTCCAGTTAACTATAAAAGGAGGAGTAGAAATGGAATACCGCATCGAAGAAAAACAGGCGTTCACTATTATTGGCGTGAAGAAACGAGTAGCGATCCAATTCGAAGGGGAAAATGAAGAAATTATGACGCTTGCCAAAAGCATCTCAGCGGAACAACGTGAGGAAATGCGCAGTTGTGCAGATATGGAACCGCATCAAGTGATCAATGCATCATTCAATTTTGACGAAGGGCGCATGGATGAACAAGGCAGTTTGGATCACATGATCGGCTTTTTGACGGCGAAAAATATCGAGCCTGGTAACGGACTTGATCGAGTCGAAGTGCCTGCACTTACGTGGGCGGTGTTTACAGCAGAAGGGGAATTTCCACGTGTGATGCAAGAGTCTTGGGGAAAAATCGTCTCCGAATGGCTGCCATCGTCCGGTTATGAACTGGCCGAAGCACCGGAAATTTCATTTACGGGTGATTTGTCGGATCCCGCCCATGTAAAAAGTGAGATTTGGATGGCAGTTCGTAAAACGACTCTGACAAAATGA
- a CDS encoding YitT family protein, with translation MRALAVIIGGFITAYGLEAVLIPNNVSDGGVTGLSIVGSQLTGVQLGILIALLNIPFVYLGYKQIGKSFAIYSVIGIAALAYGTTIMHHVPQIVEGDSLLVTVVGGIIIGFGMGLALRNGGALDGIDMLAVLLSRKLPFGTSDLILFLNLFVFIVVSTVFGLQGAFLSGIAYFIASKVIHMVEEGLSGSKTYKIITSEPENMVETIRDRLGRSATYNLVKGAYTNEDYKEITCIINRLEDSKMKEIIYEIDPQAFVAVYDVAEVKGGNFKKRDIH, from the coding sequence ATGCGGGCACTTGCCGTCATCATCGGCGGATTCATCACCGCGTATGGGCTGGAAGCGGTGTTGATCCCGAATAATGTATCCGATGGGGGCGTGACAGGGCTCAGCATCGTCGGCTCGCAATTGACGGGCGTGCAGCTCGGGATCTTGATTGCCTTGCTGAACATTCCGTTCGTCTATCTCGGGTACAAGCAGATCGGCAAAAGTTTTGCGATCTATTCGGTCATCGGCATTGCCGCATTGGCATATGGGACGACCATTATGCACCATGTCCCGCAGATTGTTGAAGGCGATTCGCTGCTCGTCACTGTAGTCGGGGGCATCATCATCGGTTTCGGCATGGGGCTTGCTTTGCGCAACGGCGGCGCGTTGGATGGCATCGATATGCTCGCGGTATTGCTGTCGCGGAAATTGCCGTTTGGCACGAGTGATTTGATTTTATTCCTGAACTTATTCGTCTTTATCGTCGTGTCGACGGTTTTCGGGTTGCAGGGCGCGTTCTTGTCGGGCATCGCTTATTTCATCGCTTCCAAAGTGATCCATATGGTGGAGGAAGGCTTGAGCGGTTCGAAGACGTACAAGATCATCACTAGCGAACCCGAGAATATGGTCGAGACGATCCGCGACCGCTTGGGGCGCAGTGCGACATACAATTTGGTGAAAGGGGCGTATACCAATGAAGACTATAAGGAAATCACGTGCATCATCAACCGCCTTGAAGACAGCAAGATGAAGGAAATCATTTACGAAATCGACCCGCAGGCCTTTGTGGCGGTGTACGATGTCGCTGAAGTGAAAGGCGGCAATTTCAAGAAACGTGATATCCATTGA
- a CDS encoding TerC family protein has translation MEAILLEYAWVLLVLVALEGLLAADNAVVMAVMVKHLPKAQQKKALFYGLLGAFVFRFAALFMITLLVDVWQIQALGAAYLLFIAFKHIYDQRKGKEHTIEPEKTKGSGFWMTVLKVELADIAFAVDSMLAAVALAITLPHLGSMEIGGINGGQFAVMLAGGLIGLVIMRFAAHKFVKLLSNYPQLETTAFVIVGWVGVKLTVLTLGHEGVGILPYDFAHSTEWKLIFWGVLLAIVAVGALISVKKNREQSAA, from the coding sequence TTGGAAGCAATTTTATTGGAGTATGCATGGGTGCTGCTCGTGTTAGTGGCACTTGAAGGTTTGCTTGCTGCGGACAATGCCGTCGTCATGGCGGTCATGGTCAAGCACTTGCCGAAAGCACAACAGAAGAAAGCATTGTTCTACGGCTTACTCGGGGCATTCGTGTTCCGTTTCGCGGCATTGTTCATGATCACCTTGCTCGTCGATGTGTGGCAGATCCAGGCACTCGGGGCAGCGTATCTCTTGTTCATCGCGTTCAAGCATATTTACGATCAACGAAAAGGCAAGGAACACACCATCGAGCCGGAAAAAACGAAAGGTTCCGGCTTCTGGATGACGGTATTGAAAGTGGAACTGGCGGACATCGCGTTTGCGGTCGACTCGATGCTCGCAGCGGTAGCGCTCGCGATCACCTTGCCGCATCTCGGCTCAATGGAAATCGGCGGAATCAACGGCGGCCAGTTCGCCGTCATGCTTGCGGGTGGCTTGATCGGGCTTGTCATCATGCGTTTTGCGGCACATAAATTCGTTAAATTGCTGTCGAATTACCCGCAGCTTGAAACGACTGCGTTCGTCATCGTCGGCTGGGTCGGCGTGAAATTGACCGTTTTGACGCTCGGTCACGAAGGCGTCGGCATCTTGCCGTACGATTTCGCCCACTCGACAGAATGGAAATTGATCTTCTGGGGCGTCTTGCTTGCGATCGTGGCAGTCGGCGCACTGATCAGCGTCAAGAAAAACCGCGAACAAAGCGCTGCGTAA
- a CDS encoding PadR family transcriptional regulator: MADSTQMLKGILDGCILSIIEEGEIYGYELAEKLQSYGFQSFSEGSIYPLLLRMQKEGLVSSVQRKSTAGPKRKYYSLTEAGQTELEQFIGRWAELKQSVDAVITKGGQ; the protein is encoded by the coding sequence GTGGCGGATTCTACACAAATGCTCAAAGGAATATTGGATGGCTGCATCTTGTCGATTATCGAAGAAGGCGAGATCTACGGTTACGAACTGGCTGAAAAGCTGCAGAGCTACGGATTTCAATCATTCAGTGAAGGCAGCATCTATCCGCTATTATTGCGGATGCAAAAAGAAGGGCTCGTGTCGAGCGTGCAGCGCAAATCGACAGCGGGGCCGAAGCGGAAATATTATTCATTGACGGAAGCGGGACAAACGGAACTGGAACAATTCATCGGGCGCTGGGCCGAGTTGAAGCAATCGGTTGATGCGGTCATCACTAAAGGGGGGCAATGA
- a CDS encoding NADPH-dependent FMN reductase, giving the protein MTKIGIITGSTRPGRNSLQVAEWVKGIADQRGDADYELVDLAEYNLPMYAEPVSAAYSQDYQTPEAIPWAKKIAELDGYVFICPEYNHGVTSALKNAIDYLYIEWNNKAAGIVSYGSAGGVRAAESLRIIMAELQVATVRAHPAMSLFTDFVKMSEFKPAAVHEKSVNAMLDQVNAWTNALEPLRKGSSE; this is encoded by the coding sequence ATGACGAAAATAGGCATCATTACTGGAAGCACACGTCCAGGGCGCAATAGCCTGCAAGTGGCAGAATGGGTGAAAGGCATCGCGGATCAGCGCGGCGATGCTGATTATGAACTCGTGGATTTGGCTGAATACAATCTGCCGATGTATGCAGAGCCGGTTTCTGCGGCGTATAGCCAGGACTATCAGACGCCTGAAGCCATTCCTTGGGCGAAAAAGATTGCAGAGTTGGACGGTTATGTATTCATTTGCCCGGAGTACAACCATGGCGTTACGTCAGCGTTAAAGAATGCCATCGATTATTTGTACATCGAATGGAATAATAAGGCGGCAGGCATTGTCAGCTACGGATCAGCAGGCGGCGTCCGGGCAGCGGAATCCTTGCGCATCATCATGGCGGAACTGCAAGTGGCCACGGTGAGGGCCCATCCTGCCATGTCCTTGTTTACAGATTTCGTGAAAATGAGCGAATTTAAGCCGGCAGCAGTCCACGAAAAATCGGTCAATGCCATGCTTGACCAAGTGAACGCTTGGACAAACGCGCTGGAGCCTTTGCGCAAAGGATCAAGTGAATAA